Sequence from the Rutidosis leptorrhynchoides isolate AG116_Rl617_1_P2 chromosome 3, CSIRO_AGI_Rlap_v1, whole genome shotgun sequence genome:
GTTCGTCATATGAGTTCACATCCACAATGTTACTGCACAGAAATCAAATACTCGTTACCATTATTACCCCTTAAAAAGGTGCATCTCTACGACTATTTCTTAGATATTATTACTCAacaaatagaagaaaaaaaaagaatgcAAAACAGATCAGAATATTTGTCACAATCTTATCATTTGCACTGCAAATTTGGTTGCATGGGGAACGGTGCAAGATACAAAACCTAATTATATCAAGTAACAATGGTAGTAAAAAAACATTAGATTCTTCATCTCCTGTATACCTGCTTCGAAACAACATGAATTGGACAGTATACCTGTTTCCAAACAACATGAATTGAACTGTATACCTGTTTCGAAAAGACGTAGCCTTTTCCAATAAGGACAATTGGATCTCATCCAGCTTTTCTTTGACATATGGTACGAGAACCGACGGTTCCATCGAGATTCCAAAAACCTTCCCCGGTTTTCCAGGAATATCTCTTCTAGATATAACCACACTATTACTTGAAACATCACGTGGGCCGATTTCAATTCTTATAGGAACTCCCTGCAagagatatacatataaataaattaaaacaaaaattataattaaaaaaataataataaaaacaaaaagaaaatcaTGCTCACCTTCATTTCCCAAAAATTGAATTTCCATCCTGGTGTTCTTTGATCGGAATCATCCAGCTTTACTTTGATCCCGGCACTATGAAGAACGTCTTTGATAGACAATGCAGCACCAAGAACTTCGTTCTTCTCATTAGCTTTCTTCCAAATTGGTACGATCACCACCTTGTTGAAATCATAAAAGAGACTTTTAACATGCTATAACTCATGTAACTGGTCATGAAACTAAATTCAAAAATAGACGTGCATACTATTTATAAAACTACACTAAAAGTTTACGTCAAAGTCCCTACCACAACTAAAGCATATTGTAAACTTGTACAAAATTATGGATAAAAGCTTCAGGTTGAAGAACAACACCTGCACAGATGCCAACCTCGGAGGAAGCATTAATCCAGTATCATCTCCATGGGTCATGATTATACCACCAACAAATCGAGTGCTTATAGCCCATGAGGTTTGCCATACATGTTGCCTTTGACCATTTTCATCAGCAaactatataaaaaaagatttatgCTTCAGGGTCAATGGTTGTTGAGTAGTAAAAAGGTTGAAAAATCGCAACTCGAAAGTACTAGGCAAGTTACTCGAGGAGTACtcagatgttgaccaagtttgactttgaccaattttgaccaattttgacgGATTTTCCAAGTTTACCCCCAAGTCAAATACAAAATTAGTTTCCTTTTACCTCCACCTGTACATATTACCTAAACTTGGCACCAAGTAAGACCTTATAGCATTAATTAGACTTGAAAAGGTAACCTGTGTATTAAAAGCACGAGAAAAGTTTTGTCCCAGATTGTGGCTAGTTCCAGCCTGCAAGGCCTTACGATCACCCATCATAGCTTCAATTGTATAAGTTCTATCGGCTCCAGCAAATGTCTCTACCCTTGATTTTCGACCTGGAATTACAGGTATTGCAGCTTCCTCATAAGAAAACTTTGTATAGACATTAATCATTTGCATCGCCTGCAGTTTTAACAACATATACATTTTAGATGATACAAAAGTTAGTGTACTATACACAAAAAACAGATAAAAAAAACCTCCTTTTCGGCTTCCTCTGGAGTAGCATGTGCAGTATGCCCTTCTTGCCAGAGAAATTCAAGAGTCCTAATAAAGGGTTTGGTGCGCATCTCCCATCTTGTCACATTTGCCCACTAgtattaacaaataaataataataaataaacaagaaaatgaaTAAGTCAATGAACCAGACAAAAAATTGACAAAAGATGACACATAAGTAAGAAAAACCTGGTTAATCATGAGAGGAAGATCACGATAACTATGAATCCACTGTGTAAACATGTGATTCACGATTGTTTCACTAGTAGGTCGAACCTGAAAGAGCCTCACAAGTTGCAATAATCAGAGCCCCTTCAACATCCATACATACATCTCTGGctcaaattccaaaaaaaaaaaaaaaaaaaaaaaaaaattatcaaataAAACTGAGTAACGAAAATAATACCACAAGTTTTTCTTCAAGTTCTTTCCCTCCACCAACAGTCACAAGAGCTAATTCAGGACTAAAACCCTCAACATGACTAGCTTCCTTCTCTATAAACGAATATGGTATAAACTGCATCCATAAAACAATCAAACTCTCTTCATCAAACTATATAAATAACCAACAAACTTCcattattacaaaaaaaaaaaaaaaaaaaaaaaatgattaaaaaAGCCTACCTGTGGAAAATACATGTTACTATGTCCAGTCTCCTTAAATTTAAGATTCAAATAATCCTGCCATACAAAAAAAATAAACTTATGTAATTTATACTATAACCTTCTAAAAACAAGTATTATGATAATACAGGTTAAATAACTAAACTAAAAGAATATACCTGAATAGCTTCCCAAATGGCATAACCGTAGGGTCGAATAACCATAGTACCACGAACAGGACCGTAATCAGCAAGTTCAGCCATCGAAATAACATCGAGATACCACGCATTGAAATCTTGAGAACGAGGTGTTATGCCTTGTTCCTGAATAGAAGATTGTTTTTGGTTTGATTCAGGTGGAGGAGCAACTTCTGTGACTGGACTACTATTGGCGAAAACTTTAGTCGTAGACGTAAGTTTTCGAACATGTAGGTGATTACTACGACGGAGAAGCAGGGATGAGCGGGCAGAAGAAGCGGAAAAAACGGATGTCAGTGAAGGAAGCCGCAAAGCCCCCATTAAGGATGAAGGGGTGTTTGGTTTGGGGATTTGAAATTTCGGGACTTACAGTATTGAACGATTTGAAATTCTATTTTGCGAGTGGTAGACAGATTTGGTTCAACGTATTTAGAACGGATTTGTCAATTAACGACTAAATGCGTTATTCATACAATTCACAACTGCAGCAGGAGAAGATAACAATAACctccattaaatattaaataaataaatgaataaaaacaaaaaataaatgcattattcatttatttattgataattgataatgtcactatgtaataacactaaggaatgctaCTTTTACCTTGTTCCTAGCTGTAGATTATACATAATCAGCAATTTGTAACCTACAGTTCAATTATAATCTAATGGAAACGAAATGAATTTATAATAAAATCCTTCACTTAAATTATCATAATTACATCATCAGTAAATAGGAGGTGGTTACAGAATCAaacattttataaatatataacataGCTACTGTAATCAACCTCAATAAAAATACAACTTAGTTCAGAACTAAAGGATTTTTCATGTAATTATAACATCAAATTCATTATAATTGTAGTTGTAATACCACAGTAtgatatgaatttaaaatgatcacGTGAC
This genomic interval carries:
- the LOC139897975 gene encoding proline--tRNA ligase, chloroplastic/mitochondrial-like, encoding MGALRLPSLTSVFSASSARSSLLLRRSNHLHVRKLTSTTKVFANSSPVTEVAPPPESNQKQSSIQEQGITPRSQDFNAWYLDVISMAELADYGPVRGTMVIRPYGYAIWEAIQDYLNLKFKETGHSNMYFPQFIPYSFIEKEASHVEGFSPELALVTVGGGKELEEKLVVRPTSETIVNHMFTQWIHSYRDLPLMINQWANVTRWEMRTKPFIRTLEFLWQEGHTAHATPEEAEKEAMQMINVYTKFSYEEAAIPVIPGRKSRVETFAGADRTYTIEAMMGDRKALQAGTSHNLGQNFSRAFNTQFADENGQRQHVWQTSWAISTRFVGGIIMTHGDDTGLMLPPRLASVQVVIVPIWKKANEKNEVLGAALSIKDVLHSAGIKVKLDDSDQRTPGWKFNFWEMKGVPIRIEIGPRDVSSNSVVISRRDIPGKPGKVFGISMEPSVLVPYVKEKLDEIQLSLLEKATSFRNSNIVDVNSYDELKEAILQGKWARGPWVGSDEDELKVKEETGATLRCFPFDQPQGGPKKCLMTDGPADEVAIFAKSY